One window of the Nocardia huaxiensis genome contains the following:
- a CDS encoding cutinase family protein, with the protein MVRTAKPFRTICSAATAAVAVTAGILWSPGTSPASAAPGCPDLDVVAVPGTWETSREEPGQGMLSLVTRGLPGTVQTDYVTYAATALPWEGEVYGQSKREAVNNARSLVAEMAARCPATRFALIGYSQGADAAGDLAAEIGTGLGVVPPDRVAAVGLLSDPRRSPTDALIGPPVPGAGAGGARIGGFGWLSHKVRTFCAGGDLYCSVPSTDLAGRFAGFLTQLSAPDPFQVVNYAVTLQSILSEALVPGVAAILAAPADDPAGEQWMRQVQEFLVSGAHQSYPHYVVDANGTAATTWLHNWLADIAAER; encoded by the coding sequence ATGGTTCGAACTGCGAAGCCATTCCGGACAATATGCTCGGCCGCGACGGCGGCCGTAGCGGTGACGGCAGGAATCCTGTGGTCACCCGGCACCTCACCCGCGAGCGCGGCGCCCGGCTGCCCCGACCTCGATGTGGTGGCCGTCCCCGGAACCTGGGAAACCTCCCGTGAAGAACCCGGACAGGGCATGCTCTCGCTCGTCACGCGCGGCCTGCCCGGGACCGTGCAGACCGATTACGTCACCTACGCCGCCACCGCCCTGCCCTGGGAGGGCGAGGTTTACGGGCAGTCCAAGCGGGAGGCCGTCAACAATGCGCGCAGCCTGGTCGCCGAGATGGCGGCCCGCTGTCCCGCAACACGTTTCGCCCTGATCGGCTACAGCCAGGGCGCGGACGCCGCCGGTGATCTGGCGGCCGAGATCGGCACCGGGCTCGGGGTCGTCCCGCCCGATCGAGTGGCCGCGGTCGGGCTGCTCTCCGATCCGCGCCGCTCCCCCACCGACGCCCTCATCGGCCCGCCCGTGCCCGGCGCGGGAGCGGGCGGGGCGCGCATCGGCGGCTTCGGCTGGCTGAGCCACAAGGTGCGCACCTTCTGCGCCGGCGGCGACCTGTACTGCTCGGTGCCCAGCACCGACCTCGCCGGGCGGTTCGCCGGATTCCTCACCCAGCTGTCCGCGCCGGATCCGTTCCAGGTGGTCAACTACGCGGTGACCCTGCAATCGATTCTGAGTGAGGCGCTGGTCCCCGGCGTGGCGGCCATTCTGGCGGCCCCGGCCGACGACCCGGCGGGCGAGCAGTGGATGCGGCAGGTGCAGGAATTCCTGGTTTCCGGTGCGCACCA
- a CDS encoding MarR family winged helix-turn-helix transcriptional regulator produces the protein MGDPTLAELDIPTLVMLTGEAVRAQVTERVHAAGFADIRPAHGFVFQHLIDRSPTVSELARHLGITQQGASKLVVELETLGYVSRENDPSDSRVRRITLTDRGTACIATAREVRAEYQAALAKTLGKSGLTALTTGLAAFADRLGLAESVRGRQVKLPAHER, from the coding sequence ATGGGTGATCCGACCTTGGCCGAACTCGACATTCCGACGCTGGTCATGCTGACCGGCGAAGCCGTGCGGGCGCAGGTGACCGAGCGCGTGCACGCGGCGGGCTTCGCCGACATCCGCCCGGCGCACGGGTTCGTCTTCCAGCACCTGATCGACCGCAGCCCCACCGTCAGCGAGCTCGCCCGGCACCTCGGCATCACCCAGCAGGGCGCCTCGAAACTGGTGGTCGAACTGGAAACCCTCGGCTACGTCAGCCGCGAGAACGACCCCTCCGACAGCAGAGTCCGGCGCATCACCCTCACCGATCGCGGCACGGCCTGCATCGCGACCGCCCGCGAAGTCCGCGCGGAATACCAAGCAGCCCTTGCGAAGACACTCGGAAAGTCCGGCCTCACCGCGCTCACCACCGGCCTCGCCGCCTTCGCCGACCGGCTCGGCCTCGCCGAATCGGTACGCGGGCGGCAGGTGAAACTCCCCGCACACGAACGCTGA
- a CDS encoding nuclear transport factor 2 family protein translates to MHLETRTRDLLTALENGATGEQLRPYFHPDAVQVEHPSRVVPAGRTRYLDAMLEASLAGVDLFVTQRYDVAQLMTVENRVALQLRWSGILARPLGGYEEGAEMWADVAMFLTYDEAGRITRQESYDCYPAA, encoded by the coding sequence ATGCATCTCGAAACCAGAACCCGCGACCTGCTGACAGCACTCGAGAACGGCGCTACCGGCGAACAGTTGCGCCCCTACTTCCACCCCGACGCCGTGCAGGTCGAACACCCCAGCCGGGTCGTCCCGGCCGGGCGAACGCGCTACCTCGACGCGATGCTCGAGGCCTCGCTCGCCGGCGTGGATCTGTTCGTCACCCAGCGCTACGACGTGGCCCAGCTCATGACCGTGGAAAACCGTGTGGCCCTCCAGCTTCGATGGTCGGGCATCCTGGCCCGGCCGCTCGGCGGATACGAGGAGGGCGCGGAAATGTGGGCGGACGTGGCCATGTTCCTCACCTACGACGAGGCGGGCCGGATTACGCGCCAGGAGAGCTACGACTGCTACCCCGCCGCCTGA
- the gndA gene encoding NADP-dependent phosphogluconate dehydrogenase, whose amino-acid sequence MATSEARAQIGVTGLAVMGSNIARNFARHGYTVALHNRSVAKTDALLAEHGGDGDFVRTETVEEFVAALEKPRRVLIMVKAGEATDAVIEELADAMEPGDIIIDGGNALYTDTIRREKAMAARGLNFVGAGISGGEEGALNGPAIMPGGPKESYESLGPLLESIAAQVDGTPCCTHIGPDGSGHFVKMVHNGIEYADMQLIGEAYNLFRDALGFDAKQIADVFTDWNSGDLESYLVEITAEVLNQVDAKTGKPLVDVIVDAAEQKGTGRWTVKSALDLGIPVTGIAEAVFARALSGSRAQRKAAQGLASGTLAEKPTDVAQFTEDIRQALYASKIVAYAQGFDQIAAGSAEYDWNLHPGDLATIWRGGCIIRARFLNRIKEAYEANPELPSLILAPYFREAIETAIDSWRRVVSTATLLGIPVPAFASSLSYYDALRAERLPAALTQGQRDFFGAHTYERIDAEGKYHTLWSGDRSEVQA is encoded by the coding sequence ATGGCGACCTCGGAAGCCCGCGCGCAGATCGGTGTCACCGGCCTGGCGGTCATGGGTAGCAATATCGCCCGGAACTTCGCGCGGCACGGGTACACCGTCGCCCTCCACAATCGCAGTGTCGCCAAGACCGACGCGCTGCTCGCGGAGCACGGCGGCGACGGCGATTTCGTGCGCACCGAAACCGTCGAGGAGTTCGTGGCGGCGCTGGAGAAGCCGCGCCGCGTGCTGATCATGGTGAAGGCGGGCGAGGCCACCGACGCGGTCATCGAGGAGCTCGCCGATGCCATGGAGCCCGGCGACATCATCATCGACGGCGGCAACGCGCTCTACACCGACACGATCCGCCGCGAGAAGGCCATGGCCGCGCGCGGGCTGAACTTCGTCGGCGCGGGCATCTCCGGTGGCGAGGAGGGCGCGCTCAACGGCCCCGCCATCATGCCGGGCGGCCCGAAGGAGTCCTACGAGTCGCTGGGCCCGCTGCTGGAATCCATTGCGGCGCAGGTCGACGGCACCCCCTGCTGCACCCACATCGGCCCGGACGGTTCGGGCCACTTCGTGAAGATGGTGCACAACGGCATCGAGTACGCCGACATGCAGCTCATCGGCGAGGCCTACAACCTGTTCCGCGACGCGCTGGGCTTCGACGCCAAGCAGATCGCGGACGTGTTCACCGACTGGAACTCCGGTGATCTGGAGTCCTACCTGGTGGAGATCACCGCCGAGGTGCTCAACCAGGTCGACGCCAAAACCGGCAAGCCGCTCGTGGACGTGATCGTCGATGCCGCCGAGCAGAAGGGCACCGGCCGCTGGACGGTCAAGTCCGCGCTGGATCTGGGCATTCCGGTCACCGGTATCGCCGAGGCCGTGTTCGCTCGCGCCCTGTCGGGTTCGCGGGCGCAGCGCAAGGCCGCGCAGGGGCTGGCGTCGGGCACACTGGCCGAAAAGCCCACGGACGTGGCGCAATTCACCGAGGACATCCGCCAGGCGCTCTACGCGTCGAAGATCGTCGCCTACGCGCAGGGTTTCGACCAGATCGCCGCGGGCAGCGCCGAATACGACTGGAACCTGCACCCCGGTGACCTGGCCACCATCTGGCGCGGTGGCTGCATCATCCGCGCCCGCTTCCTCAACCGCATCAAGGAGGCGTACGAGGCCAACCCGGAACTGCCGAGCCTGATCCTGGCCCCGTACTTCCGCGAAGCCATCGAGACCGCCATCGACTCCTGGCGTCGCGTGGTCTCCACCGCCACCCTGCTCGGCATCCCGGTGCCCGCCTTCGCCTCCTCGCTGTCCTACTACGACGCCCTGCGCGCCGAACGCCTCCCGGCGGCCTTGACCCAGGGCCAGCGTGACTTCTTCGGCGCGCACACCTACGAGCGCATCGACGCCGAGGGCAAGTACCACACCCTGTGGAGCGGCGACCGCAGCGAAGTCCAGGCGTAA
- a CDS encoding AraC family transcriptional regulator, with product MSVLTALRPPTSALLVTRLAAEHGVTEQECLRHTGLRGDDLRRPGTLVTGAQEIALITNVLRTLPDTTGFGMAAGVRYHATAHGIWGYALIASQSIRDAIEVGLRFLDLSYSFCRITAEISDSQLSLVIEPAVTDPLIARFVAERDIGVITTLHRDISGPDARLHAVRLAYPEPDPDTARTIAEILSVTPKYGCDDYAAVFDLSVVDDPLPLADPYTAEQINRQCRELAAQRRALTGTAGQVRDVLFTQPRGPLTEPEVAAALHLSTRSLRRRLAAEGHSYRSLLDEVRNTLACELLSGTDLPTATIADRLGYSESASFTRAFQRWNGLSPLRWRKAQREALTSQ from the coding sequence ATGAGCGTCCTGACGGCGCTGCGCCCGCCGACCAGCGCCCTGCTGGTCACCCGGCTCGCCGCCGAACACGGGGTGACCGAGCAGGAATGCCTGCGCCACACCGGTTTACGCGGCGACGACCTGCGCCGGCCGGGCACCCTGGTGACCGGCGCACAGGAGATCGCCCTCATCACCAATGTGCTGCGCACCCTGCCCGACACCACCGGCTTCGGCATGGCGGCGGGCGTGCGCTACCACGCCACGGCGCACGGCATCTGGGGTTACGCACTGATCGCCAGCCAATCCATCCGGGATGCCATCGAGGTCGGGCTGCGGTTTCTGGACCTGTCCTACTCGTTCTGCCGCATCACCGCGGAGATCTCCGACAGCCAGCTGTCCCTGGTGATCGAACCCGCGGTGACCGATCCCCTGATCGCCCGCTTCGTGGCCGAACGCGATATCGGCGTCATCACCACCCTGCACCGCGATATCTCCGGCCCCGACGCCCGCCTGCACGCGGTGCGTCTCGCCTACCCCGAACCGGATCCGGACACCGCCCGCACGATTGCCGAAATCCTGTCCGTCACACCGAAATACGGCTGCGACGACTATGCGGCGGTCTTCGACCTGAGCGTGGTGGACGACCCGCTCCCGCTCGCGGATCCCTACACGGCCGAGCAGATCAACCGGCAGTGCCGCGAGCTCGCCGCGCAACGCCGCGCCCTCACCGGCACGGCGGGCCAGGTCCGCGACGTCCTGTTCACCCAGCCGCGCGGCCCCCTCACCGAACCCGAAGTGGCCGCCGCCCTGCATCTTTCGACGCGGTCCCTGCGCCGTCGGCTGGCCGCCGAAGGCCACTCCTACCGCTCCCTGCTGGACGAGGTGCGCAATACCCTGGCCTGCGAACTGCTCTCCGGCACCGACCTCCCCACGGCCACCATCGCCGACCGCCTCGGCTACTCCGAATCCGCCAGCTTCACCCGCGCCTTCCAACGCTGGAACGGGTTGTCCCCCTTGCGGTGGCGCAAAGCGCAGCGGGAGGCGCTCACCAGCCAGTGA
- a CDS encoding GMC family oxidoreductase → MSEQTRFDYVIVGAGSAGAVLAARLTEDPAISVLLLEAGGADDADEISIPAAFPQLFKTKWDWNYETVEQKHMAGRKAFWPRMKALGGCSSMNAMIYIRGNRADFDSWRDDFGADGWGYDDVLPYFVRAESNTRLRDRFHGGDGPLHVEDRRYTHELTEGWIDAAVAHGLKRNDDFNGAEQEGAGRYQVTCKNGRRWSTADGYLRPALGRPNLTVRTYALATGVVLEGTRAVGVSYRQRGQELIAYADGEVILSGGAINSPQLLMLSGIGPAAHLREHGIDPVVDLPVGENLHDHPVTPFLWRTRGTSDLTDYSNPARLMQWKLTGRGPLSSNVGEGGAFFASRAGLAAPDIQIHVAPTGFYDNGFREPAGQMFTAGVTLVNVASRGRLRLRSADPTWKPSMDPAYFEDPIDMAAVIAGARRVSEIARDASFSRYLDQPYLPGRIDGVSDDDLADHIRAWTQTLYHPVATCSMGSGENAVVDPQLRVRGIDNLRVADASIMPVVPRGNTNAATIMVGEKAADLIRGARA, encoded by the coding sequence TTGAGCGAGCAGACACGCTTCGACTACGTGATCGTCGGAGCGGGGAGCGCCGGCGCCGTGCTGGCCGCGCGGCTGACGGAGGATCCCGCGATATCGGTCCTGCTGCTCGAGGCCGGCGGCGCGGACGACGCCGACGAGATCAGCATCCCCGCCGCCTTCCCGCAGCTGTTCAAGACCAAGTGGGATTGGAACTACGAGACCGTCGAACAGAAGCACATGGCGGGCCGCAAGGCGTTCTGGCCGCGCATGAAGGCGCTCGGCGGCTGCTCGTCCATGAACGCCATGATCTACATTCGCGGCAATCGCGCCGACTTCGACTCCTGGCGTGACGATTTCGGCGCCGACGGCTGGGGCTACGACGACGTCCTGCCGTATTTCGTTCGCGCCGAATCGAATACGCGCCTGCGCGATCGATTCCACGGCGGCGACGGACCGCTGCACGTGGAGGACCGCCGCTACACCCACGAGCTCACCGAGGGCTGGATCGACGCCGCCGTCGCCCACGGCCTGAAACGCAATGACGACTTCAACGGCGCCGAGCAGGAGGGTGCGGGCCGCTACCAGGTGACCTGCAAGAACGGACGACGCTGGTCGACAGCCGACGGCTACCTGCGCCCGGCCCTGGGGCGTCCCAACCTGACCGTGCGCACCTACGCGCTGGCGACCGGCGTGGTGCTGGAAGGCACTCGCGCCGTCGGGGTTTCCTACCGGCAGCGCGGCCAGGAACTGATCGCCTACGCCGACGGTGAGGTCATCCTGTCCGGTGGCGCGATCAATTCCCCTCAGCTGCTGATGCTTTCGGGCATCGGCCCGGCCGCGCACCTGCGCGAGCACGGCATCGACCCGGTGGTGGACCTGCCGGTGGGGGAGAACCTGCACGACCACCCCGTCACGCCGTTCCTGTGGCGCACCAGGGGCACCTCGGACCTCACCGACTACTCCAACCCGGCCCGCCTCATGCAGTGGAAGCTGACCGGCCGCGGCCCGCTCTCCTCGAATGTCGGTGAGGGCGGCGCGTTCTTCGCCTCCCGCGCCGGGCTCGCCGCCCCCGACATCCAGATCCACGTGGCCCCGACCGGCTTCTACGACAATGGTTTCCGCGAACCGGCGGGCCAGATGTTCACCGCCGGTGTGACCCTGGTGAACGTCGCCAGCCGTGGCCGCCTGCGCCTGCGTTCCGCCGACCCCACCTGGAAGCCGTCGATGGACCCCGCCTACTTCGAGGATCCGATCGATATGGCGGCCGTGATCGCCGGTGCCCGGCGGGTCTCCGAAATCGCCCGCGACGCCTCCTTCTCCCGTTACCTCGACCAGCCCTACCTCCCCGGCCGAATCGACGGCGTCAGCGACGACGACCTCGCCGACCACATCCGCGCCTGGACCCAAACCCTCTACCACCCGGTGGCCACCTGCTCGATGGGCAGCGGCGAAAACGCCGTCGTGGACCCGCAATTGCGCGTGCGCGGCATCGACAACCTGCGCGTGGCCGACGCCTCGATCATGCCGGTCGTGCCGCGTGGCAACACCAATGCCGCCACGATCATGGTGGGCGAGAAGGCCGCGGACCTGATTCGAGGCGCCCGCGCATGA
- a CDS encoding aldehyde dehydrogenase family protein, which translates to MTSQTEDIRTEDSQGVSVTITDAATFDSLNPASGDVVGTHPVFTAEQVSETVTRAREAAQWWGALSFEERGERLKQWRGVIARRMAQLADLSHLETGKPTSDAQLEIVMMLDHLAWAAGNARKVLGRKKVRTGLMAADLGASVEYLPLGVIGVIGPWNFPVFTPMGSIAYALAAGNAVVFKPSEFTPGVGKWLVDAFAQVVPEHPVLQLVTGLGETGAALCRSGVDKIAFTGSTDTGKKVMAACAETLTPVLIEAGGKDVLLVDADADLDAAAEAAVWGGLSNAGQACIGTERVYVHERVYDEFVTRLTDLAKTMRAGDDPEAQIGPMTMPSQPRVVADHIADALSRGARALVGGLGAVGDRLVQPTVLVEVPEDSIAMTEETFGPTLAVNKVRDMDEAVALANNSRYGLGAAVFAKARGQELARRIRSGMTGVNLVYLFAALPELPFGGVGDSGFGRIHGPDGLKEFTYAKSIAHRRLPPLLALTTFARSAKVDKLMATLTVLRHG; encoded by the coding sequence ATGACATCGCAGACCGAGGACATCCGCACCGAGGACAGCCAGGGAGTATCCGTGACCATCACCGACGCCGCGACGTTCGATTCGCTCAACCCCGCGAGCGGTGACGTGGTCGGCACCCATCCGGTGTTCACCGCCGAGCAGGTGAGCGAAACCGTCACTCGCGCACGGGAGGCCGCGCAGTGGTGGGGAGCGCTCAGCTTCGAGGAACGTGGCGAGCGGCTGAAGCAGTGGCGCGGCGTCATTGCCCGTCGCATGGCGCAGCTCGCCGACCTCTCGCACCTGGAGACCGGTAAGCCGACCTCCGATGCGCAGCTCGAAATCGTCATGATGCTCGATCATCTGGCGTGGGCGGCCGGGAATGCGCGGAAGGTGCTGGGCCGTAAGAAGGTTCGCACCGGGCTCATGGCGGCCGATCTCGGAGCATCGGTGGAGTACCTGCCGTTGGGCGTGATCGGTGTGATCGGGCCGTGGAACTTCCCGGTGTTCACGCCCATGGGGTCCATTGCTTACGCGCTGGCCGCCGGGAACGCGGTGGTGTTCAAGCCGAGTGAGTTCACCCCCGGTGTCGGTAAGTGGCTGGTGGATGCCTTCGCCCAGGTGGTGCCCGAGCATCCGGTGCTGCAATTGGTGACCGGGCTCGGCGAAACCGGTGCGGCCCTGTGCCGTTCGGGCGTCGACAAGATCGCTTTCACCGGCTCCACCGATACCGGCAAGAAGGTCATGGCCGCGTGCGCCGAGACCCTCACCCCGGTTCTGATCGAGGCCGGCGGCAAGGACGTCCTACTGGTGGACGCGGACGCCGATCTGGATGCCGCCGCGGAAGCCGCTGTGTGGGGCGGGCTTTCGAATGCCGGGCAGGCGTGCATCGGGACCGAGCGGGTGTACGTGCACGAGCGGGTGTACGACGAATTCGTCACCAGGCTCACCGATCTGGCGAAGACCATGCGCGCGGGCGACGATCCGGAAGCGCAGATCGGCCCCATGACCATGCCGTCGCAGCCGCGCGTGGTCGCCGACCACATCGCCGATGCCCTGAGCCGTGGTGCGCGGGCGCTGGTCGGCGGGCTCGGCGCGGTCGGTGACCGACTGGTGCAGCCCACCGTCCTGGTCGAGGTCCCCGAGGATTCGATCGCCATGACCGAGGAGACCTTCGGTCCGACCCTGGCGGTCAACAAGGTTCGCGATATGGACGAGGCCGTCGCCCTCGCCAACAACTCCCGCTACGGTCTCGGCGCGGCCGTGTTCGCCAAGGCACGCGGGCAGGAACTGGCGCGCCGCATTCGCTCCGGCATGACCGGCGTCAACCTCGTCTACCTGTTCGCCGCCCTGCCCGAGCTGCCGTTCGGCGGCGTGGGCGATTCCGGATTCGGCCGCATCCACGGTCCGGACGGGCTCAAGGAATTCACCTACGCGAAATCCATTGCGCACCGCCGTCTTCCGCCGCTGCTGGCGCTCACCACCTTCGCCCGCTCGGCCAAGGTCGACAAGCTCATGGCCACCCTGACCGTGCTCCGGCACGGCTGA
- a CDS encoding long-chain fatty acid--CoA ligase has product MLSTMQDEQLSLATLLKYASTFQGDSTVSTWTGEGVRTQTYREIGADAARLANALRGFGIGEGDRVGTFMWNNNEHMVAYVAVPAMGAVLHALNIRLFPEQLVYVANHAEDQVVIVDGTLLPMFAQYLPNLKTVRHVIVANGDASALTAPEGVQVHSYTELLAAQPDTFDFPVIDERSAAGMCYTSGTTGDPKGVVYSHRSNWLHAAQVCAPSGMGFSNEDIVLAIVPLFHANAWGLPYAALMSGANILMPDRFLQPQPLLEMMAAVKPTFAAAVPTIWGGVLAGLQAAPQDISHLRSCVVGGAALPPSMMHAFEEKYGVKLLHAWGMTETSPLGSVSHPPKGSEGEERWAYRYTQGRFPAGVQARLVDDEGNVVPNDGKALGEVEVRGPWITGSYYSPDGAQVDPDKFHDGWLRTGDVGKISPNGYLTLVDRSKDVIKSGGEWISSVDLENAVVGHPAVAEAAVIGIPDEKWDERPLVAVVLAADAQAKPEELREFLAGKFAKWQLPEYWTFIEEVPKTSVGKYDKKRLRGQYSDGALTVTKLD; this is encoded by the coding sequence ATGTTGAGCACCATGCAGGACGAGCAGCTCTCGCTCGCCACCCTGCTGAAGTACGCGTCCACCTTCCAGGGCGACAGCACCGTGTCGACCTGGACCGGCGAGGGTGTGCGCACCCAGACCTATCGCGAGATCGGCGCGGACGCGGCGCGGCTGGCGAACGCCCTGCGCGGCTTCGGCATCGGTGAGGGTGACCGGGTCGGCACCTTCATGTGGAACAACAATGAGCACATGGTCGCGTATGTGGCCGTGCCCGCCATGGGTGCGGTGCTGCACGCGCTGAACATTCGCTTGTTCCCCGAGCAGCTGGTGTATGTGGCCAATCATGCCGAGGATCAGGTCGTGATCGTGGACGGTACGTTGCTGCCGATGTTCGCGCAGTACCTGCCCAACCTGAAGACGGTGCGGCATGTGATCGTCGCCAACGGCGATGCGAGCGCGTTGACCGCGCCCGAGGGTGTGCAGGTGCACTCGTACACCGAATTGCTTGCCGCGCAACCGGATACCTTCGACTTCCCGGTCATCGACGAGCGGTCGGCGGCGGGCATGTGCTACACCTCCGGCACCACCGGCGACCCCAAGGGCGTCGTCTACTCCCACCGCTCCAACTGGCTGCACGCCGCACAGGTCTGCGCCCCGAGCGGCATGGGTTTCTCCAACGAGGACATCGTGCTGGCCATCGTGCCGCTGTTCCACGCGAACGCCTGGGGTCTGCCCTACGCCGCCCTCATGTCCGGCGCGAACATCCTCATGCCGGACCGGTTCCTGCAGCCGCAGCCGCTGCTGGAGATGATGGCCGCGGTCAAGCCGACCTTCGCCGCCGCCGTCCCCACCATCTGGGGCGGCGTGCTGGCCGGGTTGCAGGCTGCGCCGCAGGACATTTCGCACCTGCGCAGCTGCGTGGTCGGCGGCGCGGCGCTGCCGCCGTCGATGATGCACGCCTTCGAGGAGAAGTACGGTGTCAAGCTGCTGCACGCGTGGGGCATGACCGAGACCTCCCCGCTGGGCTCGGTGTCGCACCCGCCCAAGGGATCCGAGGGCGAGGAGCGCTGGGCCTACCGTTACACCCAGGGCCGTTTCCCGGCCGGCGTGCAGGCGCGCCTGGTCGACGACGAGGGCAATGTGGTGCCCAATGACGGAAAAGCCCTGGGCGAGGTGGAAGTTCGCGGTCCCTGGATCACCGGCTCCTACTACTCCCCGGATGGGGCCCAGGTGGATCCGGACAAGTTCCATGACGGCTGGCTGCGTACCGGTGATGTCGGCAAGATCAGCCCCAACGGCTATCTGACCCTGGTGGACCGGTCCAAGGACGTCATCAAGTCCGGCGGTGAATGGATCTCCTCGGTGGACCTGGAGAACGCGGTCGTGGGCCACCCGGCCGTCGCCGAGGCCGCCGTCATCGGCATCCCGGACGAGAAGTGGGACGAACGTCCCCTGGTCGCCGTCGTGCTGGCGGCTGATGCGCAGGCGAAACCCGAAGAGCTGCGCGAATTCCTGGCCGGCAAGTTCGCCAAGTGGCAGCTGCCCGAGTACTGGACCTTCATCGAGGAGGTCCCCAAGACCTCCGTCGGCAAGTACGACAAGAAGCGCCTGCGCGGCCAGTACTCCGACGGCGCACTGACGGTCACCAAGCTCGACTGA
- a CDS encoding AMP-binding protein: MSRNATGFQWRAAVLPLATSGALRPVGPAAGVRIIKALWQFGPSIATVLALSAARYPDRPAIVDDRGTVTYGQLQRRSEAIAAAVHALRPEAKTLAVLCRNHRGFLEAAVVGAQLGCELVFLNTDLPAAQLAQILERHRPDILVHDAEYDAALDATAFPGLRVRAWPAETARLSDSTATPPGGTAAARPGEAAAAQPGEAADGQRARPDVESAPDPGGALSLESLARQRHPAPPPVHHSVRITLLTSGTGGLAKGVSRPLRARALAEMTATAMSATRFTSRDVMVLAPPFFHGFGLAVAVGALALGSTIVTRRRFDPEVALADIERHRATVFVGVPVMLQRLVAVPEQRRREFRTGSLRLAVTGAAPISPATIARFLGAFGPILVNGYGSTEAGIISLATTADLAFDPRTAGRPAIGVSVRILRADRTPAAVGETGTIFVRGGVGYHGYVADMRSPIQAKEILDGHVNTGDMGHLDAAGRLYIDGRDDDMIVSGGENIYPKEVEDVLADHPAVDDVVVIGVPHEEFGQVLRAYLVAAPGLSLPSAEELKAHIRERLERYKVPKEFIALEQIPRNPSGKILRRQLEGQASRPAG; this comes from the coding sequence ATGTCGCGTAATGCGACCGGATTCCAGTGGCGCGCTGCGGTGCTGCCGCTCGCGACCTCCGGTGCGCTGCGGCCGGTCGGCCCGGCCGCGGGTGTGCGAATCATCAAGGCGCTGTGGCAGTTCGGGCCGTCGATAGCGACCGTGCTGGCACTGTCCGCGGCCCGGTATCCGGATCGCCCGGCGATCGTCGACGATCGGGGCACGGTGACCTACGGGCAGTTGCAACGCCGGTCGGAGGCGATCGCCGCGGCGGTGCACGCACTGCGGCCCGAGGCGAAAACCCTTGCGGTGCTGTGCCGTAACCACCGCGGCTTCCTGGAAGCGGCCGTCGTGGGCGCGCAGCTCGGCTGTGAGCTGGTATTCCTCAATACCGACCTCCCGGCGGCCCAGCTCGCCCAGATCCTCGAGCGACACCGGCCCGACATTCTGGTGCACGACGCGGAATACGATGCCGCCCTGGATGCGACGGCCTTTCCCGGCCTCCGGGTGCGAGCGTGGCCTGCGGAGACCGCGAGGCTCAGTGATTCCACCGCGACGCCGCCCGGGGGAACTGCCGCTGCACGGCCGGGCGAAGCAGCCGCAGCACAGCCCGGCGAAGCGGCCGACGGACAGCGGGCGCGGCCGGATGTCGAGTCGGCGCCGGATCCGGGTGGCGCGCTGTCGCTGGAATCGCTTGCCCGCCAGCGGCATCCGGCTCCCCCGCCGGTGCATCACTCGGTCAGGATCACGCTGTTGACGTCGGGGACGGGCGGTCTGGCCAAAGGCGTGTCCCGGCCGTTGCGTGCCCGCGCGCTGGCCGAGATGACCGCGACCGCCATGTCGGCCACGCGGTTCACCTCCCGCGATGTCATGGTGCTGGCTCCGCCGTTCTTTCACGGCTTCGGCCTGGCCGTCGCGGTCGGCGCGCTGGCGCTGGGTTCGACGATTGTCACGCGCAGGCGGTTCGATCCCGAAGTCGCGCTGGCCGATATCGAACGGCATCGCGCGACCGTGTTCGTCGGTGTTCCGGTGATGTTGCAGCGCCTGGTGGCGGTGCCCGAGCAGCGGCGGCGTGAATTCCGCACCGGCTCATTGCGTTTGGCGGTGACCGGGGCCGCGCCGATCTCGCCCGCCACCATTGCCCGGTTCCTCGGGGCCTTCGGTCCCATCCTGGTCAATGGGTACGGCTCGACCGAGGCGGGCATCATCTCCCTCGCCACCACAGCCGACCTGGCGTTCGACCCGAGGACCGCCGGGCGGCCCGCCATCGGCGTATCGGTGCGCATTCTGCGCGCGGACCGCACCCCGGCGGCAGTGGGCGAGACCGGAACCATCTTCGTGCGCGGCGGGGTCGGCTATCACGGCTACGTGGCGGACATGAGATCGCCGATCCAGGCCAAGGAGATCCTCGACGGGCACGTGAACACCGGCGACATGGGGCACCTCGACGCGGCGGGGCGGTTGTACATCGACGGCCGCGACGACGACATGATCGTGTCCGGTGGCGAGAACATCTATCCGAAGGAGGTGGAGGATGTGCTCGCCGACCATCCGGCCGTCGACGATGTGGTCGTGATCGGGGTGCCGCACGAGGAGTTCGGGCAGGTGCTGCGCGCCTACCTGGTGGCAGCACCCGGCCTGTCCCTGCCGTCCGCGGAGGAGCTCAAGGCCCACATCCGCGAACGCCTGGAACGCTACAAGGTGCCCAAGGAATTCATTGCGCTGGAACAGATCCCGCGCAATCCCAGCGGAAAGATCCTGCGACGCCAACTGGAGGGCCAGGCGAGTCGCCCGGCTGGATAG